Proteins encoded within one genomic window of Saccharopolyspora pogona:
- a CDS encoding VWA domain-containing protein, with protein MVAAFRTAAEITDSWCRRNPRSFPPIVINITDGVSSDGDPTEVAQQIRETGTEDGNVLLFNLHLSGMPNPSVVLPNDTAGLPDVYAKTLFNISSELPPTMLEATAVAGYEVKAGARGFVYNAEAHMVVEFLDIGTRAVTPTGLKELTDGRES; from the coding sequence ATGGTCGCGGCGTTCAGAACGGCCGCCGAGATCACCGACTCCTGGTGCCGCCGGAACCCCCGCAGCTTCCCTCCCATCGTCATAAACATCACCGACGGCGTGAGTTCCGATGGCGATCCGACCGAGGTGGCCCAGCAGATCCGCGAAACCGGCACCGAGGACGGCAACGTGTTGCTGTTCAACCTGCACCTGTCCGGCATGCCGAATCCATCCGTGGTCCTGCCGAACGACACGGCCGGACTCCCCGACGTCTATGCGAAAACGCTGTTCAACATCTCCAGCGAGCTGCCGCCAACGATGCTGGAGGCCACGGCTGTCGCCGGCTACGAGGTCAAAGCCGGTGCACGGGGCTTCGTCTACAACGCCGAAGCCCACATGGTGGTCGAGTTCCTCGACATCGGAACCCGGGCCGTAACCCCGACCGGGCTCAAGGAGCTCACCGACGGTCGCGAGTCGTAG
- a CDS encoding APH(3'') family aminoglycoside O-phosphotransferase produces MSGSPVPIPAVLLANRADREWQAVLGGESGASTFRSSDGSCFAKCVAIDQVAKLQQERDRAEWLCANGIPGPTVLDWHADDAGACLVTRALAGVSADAVPAATLARAWESISEAVRRLHDLPAETCPFSRDLAQMFATAQDVVARGAVSPDFLPAEQQGTEPVLLLSRLAPQLEQRLEQEAVESVVCHGDLCLPNIILDPDTLDVAGFIDLGRLGTADPYADISLLLANARETWPGEAEARVADEAFARRYGIELDEDRRRFYLHLDPLTWGDASDRQ; encoded by the coding sequence ATGTCTGGTTCGCCGGTTCCGATTCCCGCTGTCCTCCTCGCCAACCGGGCCGACCGCGAGTGGCAAGCGGTCCTGGGCGGGGAGTCGGGCGCCAGCACCTTCCGGTCTTCGGACGGTTCGTGCTTCGCCAAGTGCGTCGCGATCGATCAGGTGGCGAAGCTGCAGCAGGAGCGCGACCGGGCCGAATGGCTGTGCGCCAACGGCATCCCCGGCCCCACCGTCCTCGACTGGCACGCCGATGACGCGGGCGCATGCCTCGTGACCAGGGCGTTGGCGGGCGTGTCCGCGGATGCGGTTCCGGCCGCGACTCTCGCCCGGGCATGGGAATCGATCTCGGAGGCCGTGCGGCGGCTGCACGACCTGCCCGCCGAAACCTGCCCGTTCTCGCGGGATCTGGCGCAGATGTTCGCGACCGCGCAGGACGTCGTCGCGCGCGGCGCGGTCAGTCCCGACTTCCTGCCGGCGGAGCAGCAGGGGACGGAGCCCGTGCTGCTGCTCTCGCGCTTGGCCCCGCAGCTGGAGCAGCGCCTCGAGCAGGAGGCTGTGGAATCCGTCGTTTGCCACGGAGACCTTTGCCTGCCCAACATCATCCTCGACCCGGACACGCTGGACGTCGCGGGCTTCATCGACCTCGGCCGGCTCGGCACGGCCGACCCGTACGCCGACATCTCGCTGCTGCTCGCCAACGCCCGGGAAACCTGGCCGGGCGAAGCCGAAGCCCGTGTCGCGGACGAGGCCTTCGCCCGGCGGTACGGGATCGAGCTCGACGAGGACCGGAGACGGTTCTACCTGCACCTCGACCCGCTGACCTGGGGTGACGCCTCAGACCGGCAGTAG
- a CDS encoding endonuclease/exonuclease/phosphatase family protein has product MIALATAVIALLPQAAQAAPGHDLDVLDFNIHTGIGTDGQLDLARTADVITRSGADVVGLQEVDVHWSARSGYADQAEQLARLTGMHAFFAPIYDLDPEPGHTERRRYGVAVLSRFPIIRTENHWITRLSTVDPAPVPKPMPGFAEAVLATPGGPTHVYATHLDYRPDPAVRRTQADETIRILDQDPPGSRQLLLGDFNAGPGAPELAPLLARMRDGWAAANGPDGGLTYPASAPQNRIDYVTFAGQLRATRAEVPDTQASDHRPVVVTITR; this is encoded by the coding sequence GTGATCGCCCTCGCCACCGCCGTGATCGCGCTGCTGCCGCAGGCGGCGCAGGCGGCCCCCGGCCACGATCTCGACGTCCTCGACTTCAACATTCACACCGGGATCGGGACCGACGGACAGCTCGACCTGGCGCGCACCGCGGACGTGATCACCCGCAGCGGGGCGGACGTGGTTGGCCTGCAGGAGGTCGACGTGCACTGGTCGGCGCGCAGCGGCTACGCCGACCAGGCCGAGCAGCTGGCCCGGCTGACCGGGATGCACGCGTTCTTCGCGCCGATCTACGACCTGGACCCGGAGCCCGGGCACACCGAGCGCCGCCGGTACGGCGTCGCGGTGCTCAGCCGGTTCCCCATCATCCGCACCGAGAACCACTGGATCACCCGGCTTTCCACGGTGGACCCCGCTCCGGTGCCGAAGCCGATGCCGGGCTTCGCCGAGGCAGTCCTCGCCACCCCAGGGGGCCCGACGCACGTCTACGCGACCCACCTCGACTACCGGCCCGACCCGGCTGTCCGGCGGACCCAGGCCGACGAGACGATCCGCATCCTGGACCAGGACCCGCCCGGCTCCCGGCAGCTCCTGCTCGGCGACTTCAACGCCGGCCCCGGCGCCCCGGAGCTGGCACCGCTGCTGGCCCGCATGCGGGACGGCTGGGCCGCCGCGAACGGACCGGACGGCGGCCTGACCTACCCCGCGTCGGCGCCGCAGAACCGGATCGACTACGTGACCTTCGCCGGGCAGTTGCGCGCAACCCGCGCCGAAGTACCCGACACGCAAGCGTCGGACCACCGCCCGGTGGTCGTGACCATCACGAGATAG
- a CDS encoding serine/threonine protein kinase — protein MKLPTPVDYRAAVQIPQRAFKDDVLRRGKPVRNALGLPKVASGGFALTFKVEVGSECFAVRCFHKEGNHLKRRYAEIADFIGGNEQLDFLVDVDYIPAGIQVRDRDLPIVRMRWVDGEPLSDWIDDYFDEPDALGIARRRIREAVTALRRAGVAHGDLQHGNILVGSDHQVRFVDYDGMFLPALRELGASERGHRNYQHPERADHYDESIDLFATFVIDLSLEALQYEPGLWDKFHTGENLLFSAADFVRPEESEVFAGLAEIGPLADRLQRLREACTVDFSAVPETLGGAGNARGNGRTPRSHYNLPRPVPAAERETLLACQGDEVTTFGQVTDTRVWQTAYGKMAFINLGDWRRGDFAIIAFDRTCVELCQEYDADLTGLRGRWVSITGLVTAYRGKRPYWTPQIELSRLRALRMLDAQQVKEFEEAADCDLPDEPEQVCEPPNAQRSWRDVSEPPQTRSAPASASAVPLHDRPAVSASGAADLQQRLGKLYSSPGFAAQVSPRGEKGPTGSATRSPVGELSNRQLEPPPPTQSSTARPPLVPGPVPPQHRVYRLPPEPISPPPPPNPPPYLQSGWSAPSWDTRWPTEPTPQSIWQQLKRWFRR, from the coding sequence TTGAAATTGCCGACGCCGGTTGACTACCGGGCTGCCGTCCAGATCCCGCAACGAGCGTTCAAGGACGACGTCCTTCGACGCGGCAAGCCGGTTCGTAACGCTCTCGGCCTACCGAAGGTGGCGTCCGGCGGGTTCGCGCTAACATTCAAGGTCGAGGTCGGCTCGGAGTGCTTCGCGGTGCGCTGCTTCCACAAAGAAGGCAACCACCTTAAGCGACGGTACGCGGAGATAGCCGACTTCATCGGGGGAAACGAACAGCTCGACTTCCTGGTCGACGTCGACTACATCCCCGCCGGAATCCAGGTGCGCGACCGGGACCTCCCGATCGTTCGAATGCGCTGGGTGGACGGCGAACCGCTGAGCGACTGGATCGATGACTATTTCGACGAACCCGATGCGCTCGGCATCGCCCGGCGACGCATCCGCGAAGCGGTCACCGCGCTGCGCAGAGCGGGCGTGGCACACGGCGACCTCCAGCACGGCAACATCCTGGTGGGATCTGACCACCAAGTGCGGTTCGTCGATTACGACGGGATGTTCTTGCCAGCGCTTCGCGAACTCGGCGCATCCGAGCGGGGCCATCGCAACTACCAACACCCAGAACGGGCGGACCACTACGACGAGTCCATCGATCTGTTCGCGACTTTCGTGATCGACCTGTCGCTTGAGGCCCTCCAGTACGAGCCGGGCCTTTGGGACAAGTTCCACACTGGTGAGAATCTGCTCTTCAGCGCAGCTGATTTCGTCAGGCCAGAGGAGTCCGAGGTCTTCGCCGGCCTCGCCGAGATCGGCCCACTCGCGGACCGGTTGCAGCGGCTCAGGGAAGCCTGCACGGTGGATTTCTCCGCAGTGCCGGAAACCTTGGGAGGAGCGGGAAACGCACGCGGAAATGGCCGAACGCCGCGCAGCCACTACAACCTTCCGCGGCCGGTTCCGGCTGCCGAGCGCGAGACGCTGCTCGCATGCCAGGGCGACGAAGTCACCACATTCGGGCAAGTTACCGATACGCGCGTATGGCAGACCGCGTACGGCAAGATGGCCTTCATAAACCTCGGTGACTGGCGACGAGGAGACTTCGCGATCATCGCCTTCGACCGCACCTGCGTGGAACTCTGCCAGGAGTACGACGCTGATCTGACGGGCCTGAGGGGGCGGTGGGTGTCGATCACTGGTTTGGTCACCGCGTATCGAGGCAAGCGTCCATATTGGACCCCTCAGATCGAACTGAGCCGGCTGCGGGCACTTCGCATGCTGGATGCGCAACAGGTCAAGGAGTTCGAAGAGGCCGCCGACTGCGACCTACCCGATGAACCCGAGCAGGTGTGCGAGCCTCCCAACGCACAACGCTCGTGGAGAGATGTTTCCGAACCGCCGCAGACGCGGTCGGCACCAGCCTCGGCTTCTGCCGTGCCGCTGCACGACAGGCCTGCCGTATCCGCTAGCGGCGCGGCCGACCTGCAGCAGCGTCTCGGCAAGCTGTATTCCTCCCCTGGGTTCGCCGCACAGGTCTCTCCGCGTGGGGAGAAAGGCCCAACAGGATCGGCAACTCGGTCGCCGGTTGGCGAGCTCTCCAACCGGCAACTCGAGCCGCCTCCGCCAACCCAATCTTCAACGGCTCGCCCTCCATTGGTGCCAGGACCAGTTCCGCCGCAGCATCGGGTCTACCGGCTACCGCCTGAGCCGATCTCACCACCGCCACCACCGAACCCCCCGCCATACCTGCAGTCAGGGTGGTCGGCGCCATCTTGGGACACCAGATGGCCGACGGAACCGACGCCGCAGAGCATTTGGCAGCAGTTGAAGCGCTGGTTCCGCCGGTAA
- a CDS encoding ISAs1 family transposase → MRLAIDGKVLRGSWIGDHESFTLFSAMIHCDGVTVAQVAVPPGTNEITQVTALLDGVSRGVDGRVVVTMDAAHTQRETAEYIAGERGFDYVMTVKGNQAVLKEKVFDRVLPLLRKTPHHVVVDDTHGRIRRWTTWITDAGGIDFPHARSVACVKREETTFSGELVSKERAWIITSQNTTTVTAEDLHDQVRDHWGIENKSHHVRDTTYHEDAQQIYTGTGAHILATLRNTAISMLRITGHNDIRRTTEWISRDRTRTLPLLSLQVAGRNTQ, encoded by the coding sequence TTGCGGCTGGCTATCGACGGCAAAGTGCTGCGCGGTTCGTGGATCGGGGATCACGAGTCGTTCACGCTGTTCTCCGCGATGATCCACTGCGATGGTGTCACCGTCGCCCAAGTGGCCGTTCCTCCGGGAACCAACGAGATCACCCAGGTCACGGCCCTGCTCGACGGTGTCTCCCGCGGTGTGGACGGCCGTGTGGTGGTCACCATGGACGCCGCGCACACCCAGCGAGAGACCGCCGAATACATTGCCGGCGAACGCGGATTCGACTACGTCATGACAGTAAAGGGAAATCAAGCGGTGCTTAAGGAAAAGGTATTCGACCGCGTTCTTCCGCTCTTGCGGAAAACACCGCATCATGTCGTCGTCGATGACACCCACGGCCGGATACGCCGCTGGACTACCTGGATTACCGACGCCGGCGGAATCGATTTCCCACACGCGCGTTCCGTAGCCTGCGTCAAACGAGAAGAAACAACTTTTTCCGGAGAACTCGTCAGCAAAGAGCGCGCCTGGATCATCACCAGCCAGAACACCACCACAGTCACCGCCGAAGACCTACACGACCAAGTCCGCGACCACTGGGGAATAGAAAACAAAAGCCATCACGTCCGTGACACGACATACCACGAAGACGCACAACAAATCTATACCGGGACCGGTGCCCATATACTGGCAACATTACGGAATACCGCAATATCGATGCTTCGCATAACTGGACACAACGACATCCGCCGGACAACCGAATGGATCAGCAGGGACCGCACACGAACACTCCCCCTCCTGTCACTCCAAGTTGCAGGGCGCAACACACAGTGA
- the narI gene encoding respiratory nitrate reductase subunit gamma — protein sequence MTTPFDVVLWAVLPYVVLAVFIGGTVWRYRYDKFGWTTRSSQLHESRLLRIGSPLFHYGLLFVVGGHVLGLVVPKWLTEMFGVTESNYHEVSLGMGTFAGCAALAGLLVLLWRRLRTHAVRGATSRSDLFTYTALTATICLGLWTTIVDNGVRGPYDYRDTIGPWFRGIFLLQPHPELMAHAPLDYRMHALLGVALFALWPFSRLVHAFSAPLHYLFRPYVVYRSRSGDRVGTRQSPRGWQRL from the coding sequence ATGACCACCCCGTTCGACGTCGTGCTGTGGGCCGTGCTGCCGTACGTCGTGCTCGCCGTGTTCATCGGCGGCACGGTTTGGCGGTACCGGTATGACAAGTTCGGCTGGACCACCCGGTCCAGCCAGCTGCACGAGTCCCGCCTGCTGCGGATCGGCAGCCCGCTGTTCCACTATGGACTGCTGTTCGTCGTCGGCGGCCACGTGCTCGGGCTGGTGGTGCCGAAGTGGCTCACCGAGATGTTCGGCGTGACGGAGTCGAACTACCACGAGGTGTCGCTGGGCATGGGCACGTTCGCGGGTTGTGCCGCACTGGCCGGGCTGCTGGTCCTGCTGTGGCGGCGCCTGCGCACGCACGCGGTGCGCGGCGCAACCAGCCGCAGCGACCTGTTCACCTACACCGCACTGACGGCCACGATCTGCCTCGGCCTGTGGACCACCATCGTCGACAACGGCGTCCGCGGACCCTACGACTACCGCGATACGATCGGACCGTGGTTCCGCGGCATCTTCTTGCTGCAGCCGCACCCGGAGTTGATGGCGCACGCCCCGCTGGACTACCGGATGCACGCGCTGCTCGGCGTGGCCCTGTTCGCGCTGTGGCCGTTCAGCCGCCTCGTGCATGCCTTCAGCGCTCCGCTGCACTACCTGTTCCGCCCGTACGTCGTCTACCGCAGCCGATCCGGTGACCGAGTGGGAACCCGGCAATCGCCGCGAGGCTGGCAGCGGCTCTGA
- a CDS encoding IS4 family transposase — MTSDVTVAPDQVSLGVLVSAVPRDVIDLAVAARGVGAKRSGGTLPPHVVAYLTMGLCLFPDDDYEEVAVKVTGSLSRFGCWDASWQAPTSSGITQARKRLGSAVLADVFEGVAQLVATVDTRGAWLRHWRLLAIDGFDVDLPDSRDNAEAFGYAGSGENRSAFPKARVVALAECGTHAFVAAEVGAWSQGEATLAARLYPRLHPDELLTADRNFYSFDAWTAAVRTGAALLWRAPTQLRLPVLAVLSDGTYASVLINPAIRGAHRERIIAAARAGIEVDPDEAHLVRVVEYDVPDRDGNGTGELIVLLSTILDPAHARADELAAAYHDRWEEETANDQLKTHLRGPGRILRSRLPDLVRQEIWAWLTVHYALSVLIARAAEAADIDPDRISFTRTLHLIRRTATGTAAFPP; from the coding sequence GTGACCTCAGATGTGACGGTGGCGCCGGATCAGGTGTCGTTGGGTGTGCTGGTTTCGGCGGTGCCGCGGGATGTGATTGACCTGGCGGTGGCTGCGCGTGGTGTCGGTGCGAAGCGTTCCGGTGGGACGTTGCCGCCGCATGTGGTGGCGTATCTGACGATGGGATTGTGCTTGTTTCCCGACGATGACTATGAGGAGGTCGCCGTGAAGGTGACCGGGTCGTTGTCGCGGTTCGGCTGCTGGGACGCGTCGTGGCAGGCGCCGACATCCAGTGGGATCACCCAGGCGCGTAAGCGGTTGGGTTCGGCGGTGCTGGCCGATGTTTTCGAGGGCGTGGCGCAGCTGGTGGCCACAGTGGACACTCGGGGAGCGTGGCTGCGGCACTGGCGGTTGCTGGCGATCGATGGGTTCGATGTGGATCTGCCGGACAGCAGGGACAACGCGGAGGCCTTCGGCTACGCCGGGTCCGGCGAGAACCGGTCGGCGTTCCCGAAAGCGCGGGTGGTGGCCCTGGCCGAGTGTGGTACGCACGCGTTTGTGGCCGCGGAAGTCGGGGCGTGGTCGCAAGGGGAAGCGACGCTGGCCGCCCGGCTCTACCCGCGGCTGCACCCGGACGAGTTGCTCACCGCGGACCGCAATTTCTACTCCTTCGACGCCTGGACCGCCGCGGTGCGCACCGGAGCGGCGCTGTTGTGGCGGGCTCCGACACAACTGCGCCTGCCTGTCCTGGCGGTCCTGTCCGACGGGACCTACGCCTCGGTCCTGATCAACCCGGCAATCCGGGGCGCCCACCGGGAGCGCATCATCGCCGCTGCCCGCGCCGGGATCGAGGTGGACCCCGACGAGGCCCACCTGGTCAGGGTGGTCGAATATGACGTGCCCGACCGGGACGGTAACGGCACCGGGGAGTTGATCGTGCTGCTGTCCACGATCCTCGATCCCGCCCATGCACGGGCTGATGAACTGGCCGCCGCTTACCACGACCGCTGGGAAGAGGAAACCGCCAACGACCAGCTCAAGACCCACCTCCGCGGACCCGGACGCATCCTGCGCTCGCGACTGCCGGACCTGGTCCGCCAGGAAATCTGGGCCTGGCTGACCGTGCACTACGCCCTGTCCGTGCTCATCGCCCGCGCCGCCGAGGCCGCCGACATCGACCCAGACCGAATCAGTTTCACCCGCACACTGCACCTCATCCGCCGTACCGCCACCGGTACGGCGGCTTTTCCCCCCTGA
- a CDS encoding transposase family protein → MLGREMEDGLLLGSWRLRNNQTPEEGHPLSFSHGSSWASFPGSAGGDDADLAELMKLLGKVPDRRKRKGRVYSLALLLAASLIAVLAGASNFRQIADQVADLPASLLRKIGGRWCWFRGFFRVPDTSTIRRALEDVDVAKLEGLIGPWLLRHARPIPNAA, encoded by the coding sequence GTGCTGGGCCGGGAAATGGAGGATGGCCTCCTTCTGGGATCATGGAGATTGCGAAATAACCAAACTCCAGAAGAAGGCCATCCGTTGTCATTTTCTCATGGCTCGTCATGGGCGTCGTTTCCGGGTAGCGCCGGCGGTGACGATGCCGATCTGGCGGAACTGATGAAGTTGCTCGGCAAGGTGCCGGATCGCCGTAAGCGGAAGGGCCGCGTGTATAGTTTGGCGCTCCTTCTCGCGGCGTCGTTGATCGCTGTGCTGGCGGGCGCGTCGAATTTCCGGCAGATCGCCGACCAGGTCGCCGATCTGCCGGCGTCGTTACTGCGGAAAATAGGTGGACGATGGTGCTGGTTCCGCGGCTTTTTCCGTGTCCCGGATACGTCCACGATCCGGCGCGCGCTGGAAGATGTCGATGTAGCGAAGCTGGAAGGACTGATCGGGCCGTGGCTGCTGCGTCATGCCCGGCCTATCCCCAATGCCGCGTAG
- a CDS encoding DUF3574 domain-containing protein has translation MSDEQFHAFVDEVVTPQFPAGLTVQDGYGQYRDSHGVIERERSFELTLLYPAGEHDVNDPKIEQIRKEYKKRFAQESVARIDDRTAVDF, from the coding sequence GTGTCCGACGAGCAGTTCCACGCGTTCGTCGACGAGGTCGTCACGCCGCAGTTCCCGGCCGGGCTGACGGTGCAGGACGGGTACGGGCAGTACCGGGACTCGCACGGCGTGATCGAGCGGGAACGCTCCTTCGAACTGACCCTGCTCTACCCGGCCGGTGAGCACGACGTCAACGACCCGAAGATCGAGCAGATCCGCAAGGAGTACAAGAAGCGCTTCGCCCAGGAATCGGTGGCCCGCATCGACGACCGCACCGCCGTCGACTTCTGA
- a CDS encoding tellurite resistance/C4-dicarboxylate transporter family protein translates to MNWKRIPPESGAVVMSIGVVSVASGLAGFPVLSLVLLVVAAVLWGMLAVAFLARISFDTKRWLWEAGRPGALTCVAATGVLGLDLHFSSAAWVLLAVATLLWLGLMPLVLRGWRTPTVGVHFLVCVATQSLAVLAGQLATDARSPLLLWVCAGATALGLVLYAAVLVRFDFRQLSRGAGDHWIAEGALAISTVATGKLHSALQALEMPTAAAAVRTIDLVLWAITVGWYLVLVVFELLAPRLRYDFRRWATVFPLGMTCAACFSTAAASGIAWMADAAWILLWPTLVVLCLTAWGTVRSLPGSRARI, encoded by the coding sequence ATGAACTGGAAGCGCATACCGCCCGAATCCGGAGCGGTGGTGATGAGCATCGGAGTGGTGTCGGTCGCCAGCGGATTGGCGGGTTTTCCCGTGCTCTCCTTGGTGTTGCTGGTGGTTGCCGCCGTTTTGTGGGGCATGTTGGCGGTGGCGTTTCTGGCGCGGATTTCCTTCGACACCAAGCGCTGGTTGTGGGAGGCCGGCCGCCCCGGCGCGTTGACCTGCGTAGCCGCCACCGGGGTTCTCGGCCTCGACCTGCACTTCTCGTCTGCCGCTTGGGTGCTCCTCGCTGTGGCGACGCTGCTGTGGCTCGGGTTGATGCCGCTGGTGCTGCGCGGCTGGCGGACCCCGACCGTCGGGGTGCACTTCCTGGTCTGCGTCGCGACGCAGTCCTTGGCGGTCCTGGCGGGTCAGCTCGCCACCGACGCGCGATCTCCGTTGCTGCTGTGGGTTTGTGCCGGTGCGACTGCGCTCGGCCTGGTGCTGTACGCCGCGGTACTCGTCCGGTTCGACTTCCGGCAGCTCAGCCGCGGAGCCGGGGATCACTGGATCGCCGAAGGGGCGCTCGCGATCAGCACCGTTGCGACCGGCAAGCTGCACTCTGCGCTGCAAGCGCTGGAGATGCCGACGGCGGCTGCGGCGGTGCGCACCATCGACCTCGTGCTCTGGGCGATCACCGTGGGCTGGTACCTGGTGCTGGTGGTGTTCGAGTTGCTCGCGCCGCGCCTGCGCTACGACTTCCGTCGCTGGGCAACGGTTTTCCCCCTAGGTATGACCTGCGCGGCCTGCTTCAGCACCGCCGCGGCATCCGGCATCGCCTGGATGGCGGACGCAGCCTGGATCCTGCTGTGGCCCACGCTGGTGGTCCTCTGCCTTACCGCCTGGGGCACCGTCCGCAGCTTGCCGGGGTCGCGCGCGCGGATCTGA
- a CDS encoding alpha/beta fold hydrolase gives MPAGLEEVGRGDHPVIALHGWFGSGAAWRPLQPYLDGARFRYVFPDYRGYGSRIAEPGSHTLEEAAGDVLALADEFGFDRFSLVGHSMGGAVMQRVLADAPERVRALVGVSPVPASGGELDEDGWALFSGAVTEAGNRRAIVDFTTGNRLTGVWLDAVVRRSLDTSDPQAFGDYLVAWGKSDFHGEIQGSELPVKVIVGEHDPALGESRMRATFEQWYPNCEIDVLGNAGHYAIDETPIALATSIETFLAGVG, from the coding sequence GTGCCTGCTGGGCTCGAAGAAGTCGGTCGCGGGGATCACCCGGTCATCGCTTTGCACGGTTGGTTCGGCTCTGGGGCTGCTTGGCGGCCGTTGCAGCCGTACCTGGACGGCGCTCGTTTCCGGTACGTCTTCCCGGACTACCGCGGATACGGTTCGAGGATCGCCGAACCCGGTTCGCACACCCTGGAAGAGGCCGCCGGGGACGTGCTCGCGCTCGCCGACGAATTCGGCTTCGACCGATTCTCGCTGGTCGGCCACTCGATGGGCGGTGCGGTGATGCAGCGCGTCCTGGCGGATGCACCTGAACGGGTTCGGGCCCTGGTGGGGGTTTCGCCGGTGCCGGCCAGCGGCGGGGAGTTGGACGAAGACGGCTGGGCGCTGTTCTCCGGTGCGGTCACCGAAGCCGGGAATCGCCGGGCCATCGTCGACTTCACGACCGGCAACCGGCTGACCGGGGTGTGGCTGGACGCGGTGGTGCGCCGCTCGCTGGACACCTCCGATCCGCAGGCCTTCGGCGACTACCTGGTGGCGTGGGGCAAGTCCGACTTCCACGGCGAGATCCAGGGCAGCGAACTGCCGGTCAAGGTCATCGTCGGCGAGCACGATCCGGCGCTCGGCGAGTCGAGGATGCGCGCGACATTCGAGCAGTGGTACCCGAACTGCGAGATCGATGTGTTGGGAAACGCGGGCCACTACGCGATCGACGAAACCCCGATCGCCCTCGCCACCAGCATCGAGACCTTCCTGGCGGGGGTCGGATAG
- a CDS encoding 2,3-butanediol dehydrogenase → MRAAVYRGREDVVVQDVAEPSCSYGQVKVKVEHNGICGSDLHEYYAGPIFVPTEPHPLTGQQLPLTLGHEFAGMVVEVGEGVQDISVGDHVAIEPVYRCGECPPCRSGHYNICQQIGFHGLMASGGMAEYTVVPASMAHRLPESISPELGALVEPMSVAYHAVRLSEARDGDTAVVFGAGPIGIGAWFALRGLGVEDITIVEPSSVRRDAISTLGATDVIDPTATDPVRHVLQRTGGRGVDAAFDAAGVESSVAAGLSCLGARKRLIAVAIYEHPLTTNLLELVMREAMVQGSLCYTSDDYRAVIDLMARGHYDTTGWVTHVPIDQVVEEGFAALRAGRKMKVLVDP, encoded by the coding sequence ATGCGTGCAGCTGTGTACCGAGGCCGCGAGGACGTCGTAGTGCAGGACGTGGCGGAGCCCTCGTGCTCGTACGGGCAGGTCAAGGTGAAAGTCGAGCACAACGGGATCTGCGGAAGCGACCTGCACGAGTACTACGCGGGGCCGATCTTCGTGCCGACCGAACCGCATCCGCTGACCGGGCAGCAGCTGCCTCTGACGTTGGGGCACGAGTTCGCCGGGATGGTCGTGGAGGTGGGGGAGGGCGTCCAGGACATCTCCGTCGGTGACCACGTGGCGATCGAGCCGGTGTACCGCTGCGGCGAGTGCCCGCCGTGCCGCAGCGGGCACTACAACATCTGCCAGCAGATCGGCTTCCACGGGCTGATGGCCTCCGGTGGCATGGCCGAGTACACCGTGGTGCCCGCGTCGATGGCGCACCGGCTCCCGGAGTCGATCAGCCCGGAGCTCGGCGCGCTGGTCGAGCCGATGTCGGTGGCCTACCACGCGGTGCGCCTCAGCGAGGCGCGCGACGGGGACACCGCCGTGGTCTTCGGCGCGGGGCCGATCGGCATCGGTGCCTGGTTCGCCCTGCGCGGGCTGGGCGTCGAGGACATCACCATCGTCGAACCATCGTCGGTGCGCCGCGACGCCATCTCCACGTTGGGCGCCACCGACGTCATCGATCCGACCGCGACCGACCCGGTGCGGCACGTCCTGCAGCGCACCGGAGGGCGGGGTGTCGACGCTGCGTTCGACGCTGCGGGCGTGGAAAGCAGTGTCGCTGCTGGTCTTTCCTGCCTGGGTGCCCGCAAGCGGCTGATCGCGGTGGCGATCTACGAGCATCCGCTGACCACGAACCTGCTTGAACTCGTCATGCGCGAGGCCATGGTGCAGGGCTCGCTGTGCTACACCTCCGACGACTACCGTGCGGTGATCGACCTGATGGCCCGCGGCCACTACGACACCACCGGATGGGTCACCCACGTCCCGATCGACCAGGTCGTCGAGGAGGGCTTCGCGGCGCTGCGCGCCGGCCGGAAGATGAAGGTCCTGGTCGATCCGTGA